In a single window of the Ruminococcus albus 7 = DSM 20455 genome:
- the tnpA gene encoding IS66 family insertion sequence element accessory protein TnpA: MGRIREIKKQVRHKEWAAMVQECQSSGKKVEEWCNENGINISTY, translated from the coding sequence ATGGGAAGAATACGCGAGATAAAAAAGCAGGTGCGTCACAAAGAATGGGCGGCAATGGTACAGGAATGTCAGAGCAGCGGAAAGAAAGTCGAAGAATGGTGCAATGAGAACGGCATCAATATCAGTACCTACTAA
- the tnpA gene encoding IS66 family insertion sequence element accessory protein TnpA, translating to MQSNTTSITTIKQEVRLQEWTAQIEAQQASGLTIREWCKEKGIKPNTYYNRLRKVREQYMEKSPTVVPVPLPRSSENIRIEKNGLQISLPTDISPEVLLALVKELC from the coding sequence ATGCAGTCAAATACGACAAGCATCACAACAATAAAGCAGGAAGTACGTCTGCAAGAATGGACTGCACAGATCGAAGCGCAGCAGGCAAGCGGTCTGACGATCCGGGAATGGTGCAAAGAAAAAGGGATCAAGCCCAACACGTATTACAACCGCTTAAGAAAAGTTCGGGAGCAGTATATGGAGAAATCTCCGACTGTCGTCCCGGTACCGTTGCCACGTTCAAGTGAGAATATCCGTATCGAGAAAAACGGTTTGCAGATATCTCTGCCAACAGATATTTCTCCTGAAGTTCTCCTGGCACTGGTCAAAGAATTATGCTGA
- the panB gene encoding 3-methyl-2-oxobutanoate hydroxymethyltransferase has protein sequence MKNTVSTLLKQKQSGEKITMLTAYDYTTARIIDECGVNSILVGDSLGMVMLGYENTLPVTMEDMIHHTRAVARGAENAFVVADMPFMSYQASVREAVLNAGRLIKEGGANAVKLEGGAEVCEQIRAIVNASIPVVAHLGLTPQSVNVFGGFKVQGKSIDKAKKLIEDALKIQEAGACAVTLEGIPAKLAEIITSKLYIPTIGIGAGNGCDGQVLVYHDMLGLTVGHTPKFAKRFADIGELMRKGITDYITEVKNGTFPSEEHTYSIDEDVINEIAKEYE, from the coding sequence ATGAAAAACACTGTTTCAACCCTACTTAAGCAGAAGCAATCGGGTGAAAAGATCACGATGCTTACTGCTTATGACTACACTACCGCACGTATTATTGATGAGTGCGGTGTAAACTCCATACTGGTCGGAGATTCACTCGGAATGGTTATGCTTGGGTATGAGAATACTCTCCCTGTCACTATGGAGGATATGATACACCATACCCGCGCTGTGGCAAGAGGTGCTGAAAATGCCTTTGTTGTTGCCGATATGCCGTTTATGTCATATCAGGCGAGCGTCAGGGAGGCTGTTCTCAATGCAGGCAGACTTATCAAAGAAGGCGGCGCAAACGCAGTAAAGCTTGAGGGCGGTGCTGAGGTCTGCGAGCAGATACGGGCTATCGTGAATGCTTCTATTCCCGTTGTGGCGCATCTTGGACTTACTCCGCAGTCTGTCAATGTTTTCGGCGGATTCAAGGTGCAGGGCAAAAGCATCGACAAAGCAAAGAAGCTCATAGAAGATGCACTGAAGATACAGGAAGCCGGTGCTTGTGCGGTGACCCTTGAAGGCATACCTGCAAAGCTGGCTGAGATAATTACCTCAAAGCTGTATATCCCCACCATAGGTATCGGTGCGGGCAACGGCTGTGACGGTCAGGTGCTGGTATATCATGATATGCTGGGACTGACTGTCGGTCATACTCCGAAATTTGCAAAACGCTTTGCCGATATAGGCGAGCTTATGCGCAAAGGAATTACGGACTATATCACCGAGGTTAAGAATGGTACATTCCCCTCAGAGGAACATACTTATTCGATAGATGAAGATGTGATAAATGAAATAGCAAAGGAGTATGAGTAA
- a CDS encoding IS1595 family transposase codes for MSKRFPKPEITLDGIYSKFADESFCKDFLLDIRFEKGFACPFCGGSEYRRIRSRHLLRCKFCKADISATNGTFMHRTHIPLRLWIVTAFLIMSNKCSVSAVTLMRSLGVTYKTAWYILHRIRKAMKCREERYLLDGIVELDDTYLGAPTHGKKRGRGTEKVKMIVALSKNAAGNPEYVKMSDVPNLKGITVGRFARDNIRAGSKIESDNARSYKKPLAQKYFHVFETYDPTSGQLNWMHKVISNFKAMIMGTYHGNEKIHTALYAAEYCYKFNRRKLGNSAYLRLLAALVQ; via the coding sequence ATGTCAAAAAGATTTCCGAAACCTGAGATCACACTTGATGGGATATACTCAAAGTTCGCAGATGAAAGCTTTTGCAAGGATTTTCTGCTTGATATCCGCTTTGAAAAGGGTTTTGCCTGCCCGTTTTGCGGTGGCTCTGAGTACCGCAGGATAAGGTCACGCCATCTGCTGCGATGCAAGTTCTGTAAAGCAGATATATCCGCCACAAACGGAACTTTTATGCACAGAACACATATTCCGCTCAGACTGTGGATAGTCACCGCATTCCTCATTATGAGCAACAAATGCAGCGTTTCTGCTGTTACGCTGATGAGGTCTTTGGGGGTGACCTACAAGACTGCATGGTACATCCTTCATCGCATCAGAAAAGCTATGAAATGCCGTGAAGAACGCTATTTGCTTGACGGGATCGTTGAACTTGATGACACGTATCTCGGTGCTCCGACTCACGGTAAAAAGCGTGGCAGAGGAACTGAAAAAGTCAAGATGATAGTAGCTTTGTCAAAGAACGCAGCAGGAAATCCCGAGTACGTTAAAATGAGCGATGTGCCGAATTTAAAGGGTATAACTGTTGGTAGATTTGCCAGGGATAATATCCGCGCAGGCTCGAAGATCGAGAGTGATAATGCTCGAAGTTACAAGAAACCGTTGGCACAGAAATACTTCCATGTTTTTGAAACATATGATCCGACAAGCGGTCAGCTGAACTGGATGCATAAAGTTATATCAAACTTCAAAGCAATGATCATGGGAACTTACCACGGAAACGAAAAGATCCACACAGCGTTATATGCTGCCGAATACTGCTACAAATTCAACCGTCGTAAGCTGGGAAACAGTGCGTATTTAAGGCTTTTGGCTGCTTTGGTGCAGTGA
- a CDS encoding ATP-binding protein, whose amino-acid sequence MLSEETRRKLREMNFGELVEAIDLQEKQPEYLALTFDERMNLAVDQAYSAKYNAKVHRLIHSAKFRIADATLVNVFYEKRGLDKEIILSLGTCGFIEKNQPVVFNGFTGSGKSYLACAIGRQACMQGYRTRYIRVPDLMQLLGEASLDIHGRAKLLKKFVSANQTQPLKRKAEASNETSALIIRAIYLYFTTGYYTSLPTAVTLLYSQLLYLTVSLLSRY is encoded by the coding sequence ATGCTGAGTGAGGAAACAAGACGCAAGCTGCGTGAGATGAACTTCGGCGAGCTGGTCGAAGCCATTGACCTTCAGGAGAAACAGCCGGAATATTTGGCACTTACCTTTGATGAACGCATGAACCTTGCGGTAGATCAAGCCTATTCTGCAAAATACAATGCTAAGGTACATCGTCTTATCCATTCCGCTAAATTCCGTATTGCCGATGCCACGCTTGTGAATGTATTTTATGAAAAACGCGGACTTGACAAAGAGATAATACTTTCACTGGGGACCTGTGGTTTCATCGAAAAGAACCAGCCGGTCGTGTTCAATGGATTCACCGGTTCCGGCAAGAGCTACCTTGCGTGTGCCATTGGAAGACAAGCTTGTATGCAGGGCTATCGCACAAGATATATCCGAGTTCCCGATCTTATGCAGCTTCTCGGTGAGGCATCACTTGACATACATGGCAGGGCTAAACTTCTTAAAAAGTTCGTAAGCGCCAACCAAACCCAGCCCCTAAAGAGAAAAGCCGAGGCTTCCAATGAAACCTCGGCTTTGATTATTAGAGCCATCTACTTGTACTTTACTACCGGTTACTATACTTCTCTACCAACGGCTGTAACTCTACTTTACAGCCAATTACTTTACCTCACTGTAAGTTTGCTTAGTAGGTACTGA
- a CDS encoding ATP-binding protein, which yields MAGGGWRLQKFSGYRLLILDEWLLNDMTESEQHFIFELIERRYDCTSTIFCTQYKREDWHSRLGGGIHADAIMDRIVHTAAWVYSGDINIRELQAKEAES from the coding sequence TTGGCTGGGGGTGGTTGGCGGTTACAAAAGTTCAGCGGATACCGTCTGCTGATCCTTGACGAATGGCTGCTCAATGATATGACTGAGAGCGAACAGCACTTTATATTTGAACTGATCGAGCGTCGCTATGATTGTACCTCAACGATCTTCTGTACGCAGTACAAGCGTGAGGACTGGCACAGCAGGTTGGGCGGCGGTATTCATGCCGATGCAATAATGGACAGGATCGTACATACTGCTGCTTGGGTGTATTCAGGCGACATCAATATACGTGAGTTGCAGGCAAAGGAGGCGGAGTCATGA
- a CDS encoding Mu transposase domain-containing protein: MTHPREGDIILNQCYEDFSNHYCTAIMPAGVKKPKQKASVEGTVGKIATAIIARLRNNEYTTLHELKTDVAAALEDFNNRPFQKREGSRREVFEANERFTLRPLPAFPYEYAVWEYGRVIGSDFHVTYRTCKYSVPYRFVGKKVDLKITDSLIEVYCGHERISSHKLFPSYVRNKYDTYQEDIPERFQKTEWNEHNIREWAASIGKQTLTVIERIFKSYRTSEQGINPAMSVLKLSKKYSSERLETACTMALEHVCVPRYSHLKAILASGQDLEYKEKKKNENVSSPSGFVRGAAYYGGDDHAE; this comes from the coding sequence GTGACACATCCCCGTGAGGGTGACATCATTCTGAACCAGTGCTATGAAGATTTTTCAAATCACTACTGCACGGCGATCATGCCCGCCGGCGTGAAAAAGCCGAAGCAGAAAGCATCCGTTGAAGGCACTGTCGGGAAGATAGCTACTGCCATCATTGCCCGTCTGCGCAACAACGAATACACTACACTTCATGAGTTGAAAACAGATGTTGCAGCAGCACTGGAGGATTTCAACAACAGGCCATTCCAGAAACGTGAAGGCAGCCGCCGTGAGGTGTTTGAAGCAAATGAGCGATTCACACTGCGACCGTTGCCTGCATTTCCGTATGAGTATGCTGTGTGGGAATACGGGCGCGTGATCGGCTCGGATTTTCATGTGACCTACCGGACCTGCAAGTATTCAGTGCCATATCGTTTTGTTGGAAAGAAGGTCGACTTGAAGATCACAGACAGTTTGATCGAGGTCTATTGCGGTCATGAGCGTATCTCTTCCCACAAGCTTTTTCCAAGTTATGTCCGCAACAAGTATGACACATATCAGGAGGATATTCCCGAACGTTTTCAGAAAACGGAATGGAACGAGCATAATATCCGAGAATGGGCGGCATCTATCGGCAAGCAGACCTTAACTGTCATTGAACGAATTTTCAAGAGCTATCGCACTTCAGAACAGGGTATCAATCCCGCAATGTCAGTGTTGAAGCTGAGTAAGAAATACTCCTCCGAGCGTCTTGAAACAGCTTGTACGATGGCACTTGAACACGTCTGTGTACCTCGCTATTCGCATCTAAAAGCTATCCTTGCTTCCGGGCAGGATCTGGAATACAAAGAGAAAAAGAAGAATGAGAATGTATCATCACCCTCGGGATTTGTACGCGGTGCTGCATATTACGGAGGTGACGATCATGCTGAGTGA
- a CDS encoding fibronectin type III domain-containing protein, which translates to MEKKHNVIKRTLAGMTAVMCMAGCLPALAANAEDKGESYGYHEASEQVAGGWEVVRGDTSPESNPDAVAALDNALKYLDGVAYTPVAVLARQCVAGTNYCMLCKVKPVAPKAKPSYQLVYIYEDLKGDAEFIGRTTVLNSPSEGATGGYSVNDGDTSLSAHEDVLAAFNKAMDGRVGVDVRPIAYLGSQLVAGMNHMLLCKSTVVYPGAEPSYSIMIVYEDFNGNAQLSTSLKIDFGNISEFNRTIHYIANEPTCTKDGNIEYWYNTFSNKYYSDEKCENEISYEDTIVKALGHDFDKPVWTWSDDHTSAHLTVKCNRCGAKVIDEDAVVTKKQVYPATYTGTGFISYVGTVIIDGESWENNCIVALPKLTYTAPAISYEKCDGAVKLSWTEVEGVDEYGVAGYTGGKWKLLDHGKGTSYVLKNLKAGTSYKVAVVAKAGGQWIKDFSNAVTVTPKIVSYYPKFRTQVINGKIGYKWEAVPGAEKYSIALYQANKWQIVKQLDSSVYTYTSPKISGGYYSTVVVAKINGKWVTAQAPAHAVTVSVN; encoded by the coding sequence GTGGAAAAGAAACACAACGTTATTAAGCGTACACTAGCGGGTATGACCGCTGTTATGTGCATGGCAGGCTGTCTGCCTGCTTTGGCAGCAAATGCAGAGGATAAAGGAGAAAGTTACGGATATCACGAAGCTTCGGAGCAGGTCGCAGGCGGCTGGGAGGTCGTAAGGGGAGATACTTCACCTGAAAGCAATCCCGATGCTGTTGCCGCACTGGATAATGCGCTAAAATATCTCGACGGAGTTGCTTACACCCCTGTTGCAGTACTTGCAAGGCAGTGCGTTGCGGGAACAAATTACTGTATGTTATGCAAAGTCAAGCCTGTCGCACCGAAGGCAAAGCCCTCTTATCAGCTTGTATACATCTATGAGGATCTCAAGGGCGATGCGGAATTCATCGGCAGAACAACGGTATTGAACAGCCCAAGTGAAGGTGCAACCGGCGGCTACTCTGTCAATGACGGCGATACTTCGCTTTCAGCCCATGAAGATGTTCTTGCGGCTTTCAATAAGGCGATGGACGGTCGTGTAGGTGTAGATGTCCGTCCGATAGCTTATCTCGGAAGTCAGCTGGTAGCCGGCATGAACCATATGCTCCTTTGTAAATCAACAGTTGTTTATCCGGGTGCAGAACCAAGTTACAGTATAATGATCGTTTATGAAGATTTCAATGGAAATGCACAGCTTAGCACATCGCTGAAAATAGATTTCGGTAATATCAGCGAATTCAACAGGACCATACATTATATAGCCAATGAACCTACCTGCACCAAGGACGGTAATATCGAATACTGGTACAATACGTTCAGTAACAAATACTATTCCGACGAAAAGTGCGAGAACGAGATCAGCTATGAGGATACAATTGTCAAAGCGCTCGGTCACGACTTTGACAAACCTGTATGGACATGGAGTGATGACCATACTTCAGCCCACCTTACCGTGAAGTGCAATAGATGCGGTGCTAAGGTTATTGATGAAGATGCTGTAGTTACGAAAAAACAAGTATACCCAGCTACCTATACCGGAACAGGCTTTATTAGCTATGTTGGGACAGTGATCATCGACGGCGAGTCATGGGAGAACAACTGTATTGTAGCTCTGCCAAAACTGACTTACACCGCACCTGCTATATCCTATGAAAAATGTGACGGCGCAGTAAAGCTCAGCTGGACAGAAGTTGAAGGTGTCGATGAATACGGTGTTGCAGGATACACAGGCGGCAAATGGAAGCTTCTCGATCACGGCAAGGGAACATCTTATGTACTTAAAAACCTGAAAGCAGGCACAAGCTACAAAGTAGCCGTTGTTGCTAAGGCAGGCGGACAGTGGATAAAGGACTTCTCAAATGCTGTAACAGTGACCCCGAAAATAGTGTCTTACTATCCAAAATTCAGGACACAAGTTATAAACGGAAAGATAGGCTACAAGTGGGAAGCAGTTCCCGGCGCGGAGAAATATTCTATAGCTTTATATCAGGCAAACAAGTGGCAGATAGTAAAGCAGCTTGACAGCAGCGTGTACACTTATACATCGCCCAAGATAAGCGGCGGCTATTACAGTACAGTTGTTGTAGCCAAGATAAACGGCAAATGGGTGACTGCACAGGCTCCTGCGCACGCTGTTACGGTTTCAGTAAACTGA
- a CDS encoding tyrosine-type recombinase/integrase yields MINDKEFLKFEEGFFKPYFEKFIEFKRGKGEKVAHSTMVRLRKLNNSLNTYYEHHISDQMVEELLAPRDGLSELERQYLTANLRQFCSFLALLGIDAVIVPRKYMRTVKSEFRPYIFSDDELRRLTIAADTLPASRKSSSHQQIYPVLVRLLIGTGMRIGEVLALKRANVDTSNGVINVINGKNGVSRFIPVSDSLKEVLFDYAKTIDMSDENRPFFTSSYTGGHLTYDAMKYMFPKMFKTAGIHKSDGKTPNIHSIRHTFCTKSLEKMLENGMNVYTAIPILAAYVGHVNYIDTEKYIHFTEQGHTDFLQKESSLGSLFPEVDNE; encoded by the coding sequence ATGATCAATGACAAGGAATTTCTTAAATTTGAAGAAGGTTTTTTCAAACCATATTTTGAAAAATTCATAGAGTTCAAGCGTGGAAAAGGTGAAAAAGTTGCTCATTCAACCATGGTTCGCTTAAGGAAACTGAACAATTCGCTTAATACTTACTATGAACACCATATATCTGACCAGATGGTGGAGGAGTTACTGGCTCCTCGTGATGGATTAAGCGAATTAGAACGCCAATATCTTACAGCGAATCTCCGCCAGTTTTGTTCTTTCTTGGCGCTTCTCGGAATTGATGCGGTCATCGTCCCACGAAAATATATGCGAACGGTAAAGAGTGAATTTCGTCCGTACATTTTCAGCGACGATGAACTGCGCCGTCTGACTATTGCAGCCGACACGCTTCCTGCATCAAGAAAGTCGAGCTCGCATCAGCAGATATACCCAGTGCTCGTCAGATTACTTATAGGTACCGGAATGCGCATAGGCGAAGTCCTTGCACTGAAGCGGGCGAATGTTGACACTTCAAACGGTGTGATCAATGTTATCAACGGTAAAAATGGCGTTTCAAGATTTATTCCTGTATCCGACAGCTTGAAAGAAGTCCTATTTGACTATGCCAAGACTATAGATATGTCTGATGAGAATAGACCGTTTTTCACTTCCTCCTACACCGGTGGTCATCTTACATATGATGCTATGAAATATATGTTTCCAAAGATGTTTAAGACGGCAGGCATACACAAGTCAGATGGTAAGACGCCAAATATCCATTCTATCCGGCATACATTCTGCACCAAAAGTCTGGAAAAAATGTTGGAAAACGGAATGAATGTCTATACTGCTATTCCAATACTGGCGGCATACGTCGGACATGTGAATTACATAGATACAGAAAAATACATTCATTTCACAGAACAGGGACATACGGATTTCTTGCAGAAAGAATCATCCTTGGGGAGTCTATTCCCGGAGGTGGACAATGAGTGA
- the panC gene encoding pantoate--beta-alanine ligase — translation MKIVKTIDEVRRQVKEWKSQGLSVGLVPTMGYLHEGHASLIDASHRDNDRTVVSDFVNPMQFGPTEDLESYPRDIDRDAALVEEHGGDIIFNPEPSEMYHEGFSSFVDMDVLTKELCGLSRPVHFRGVCTVVSKLFNIVQPDKAYFGKKDAQQLAVIKHMVDDLNMDIEIIGCPIVREEDGLAKSSRNTYLSAEERKAALVLSQAINIGMDMVRNGVTDCSKITDAMKAHISAEPLAKIDYVKIVDLATMQQIPAIDRPALCAIAVYIGSTRLIDNFFTEDI, via the coding sequence ATGAAGATAGTTAAGACTATAGATGAAGTACGCAGACAGGTAAAGGAATGGAAATCACAGGGACTGAGCGTTGGACTTGTACCTACAATGGGATATCTCCATGAGGGTCATGCAAGCCTTATAGATGCTTCTCACCGCGATAATGACAGGACGGTAGTATCCGATTTTGTCAATCCCATGCAGTTCGGACCGACCGAGGATCTTGAAAGCTATCCCCGTGATATCGACCGTGATGCAGCCCTTGTTGAAGAACACGGCGGTGATATCATATTCAATCCAGAGCCAAGCGAGATGTATCACGAAGGATTTTCTTCCTTTGTTGATATGGATGTGCTGACAAAGGAACTCTGCGGACTCAGCCGACCTGTACATTTCAGGGGAGTTTGCACTGTAGTATCAAAGCTTTTCAATATAGTTCAGCCCGATAAAGCATACTTCGGCAAAAAGGATGCTCAGCAGCTGGCGGTCATAAAGCATATGGTCGATGACCTGAATATGGATATCGAGATAATCGGCTGCCCCATAGTGCGAGAGGAAGACGGTCTGGCAAAAAGTTCGCGCAACACATATCTAAGCGCTGAGGAAAGAAAGGCTGCTCTTGTTCTTTCGCAGGCGATAAATATAGGTATGGATATGGTAAGAAACGGTGTTACCGATTGCAGTAAGATCACCGATGCGATGAAAGCGCATATCAGCGCCGAACCCCTCGCAAAGATAGATTATGTAAAGATAGTTGACCTTGCAACTATGCAGCAGATACCCGCTATAGACCGTCCTGCACTTTGCGCAATAGCGGTATATATCGGCAGTACCCGTCTTATAGATAACTTCTTTACCGAAGATATTTAA
- a CDS encoding mobility-associated LCxxNW protein, producing the protein MMKDRCAFSKDHKCLKWEDYELTRHELDEADRLCHSNWIEIQRLYKYIDALRSILDENNIDYPEM; encoded by the coding sequence ATGATGAAAGATCGCTGCGCCTTCAGCAAAGACCATAAATGTCTGAAATGGGAAGACTATGAGCTGACCCGTCACGAACTGGATGAGGCTGATAGACTTTGTCACAGCAATTGGATAGAGATCCAGAGACTGTATAAATACATAGACGCACTCAGATCCATCTTGGATGAAAACAACATTGATTATCCGGAAATGTGA
- the panD gene encoding aspartate 1-decarboxylase, whose protein sequence is MKLSILKSKIHRAVITQAELNYVGSVTIDEDLIDAAGLYEYEHVHIVNVNSGSRIETYVIAGERGSGMICLNGAAARAGQAGDPVIIMSYADMTPEELKNFAPKVVFVDDKNKAVRVASYEKHGELSV, encoded by the coding sequence ATGAAACTATCTATACTTAAAAGCAAGATACACCGAGCTGTCATCACTCAGGCTGAACTTAACTATGTGGGTAGCGTCACCATAGACGAGGATCTGATAGATGCGGCAGGTCTTTATGAGTATGAACACGTACATATCGTTAATGTAAACAGCGGAAGCCGCATTGAAACATACGTCATCGCAGGTGAACGTGGCAGCGGTATGATATGCCTCAACGGTGCTGCTGCAAGGGCAGGTCAGGCAGGCGACCCTGTAATAATAATGTCATACGCCGATATGACTCCCGAGGAATTAAAGAACTTTGCACCTAAGGTAGTATTCGTTGATGATAAAAACAAGGCTGTACGTGTGGCAAGCTACGAAAAACACGGTGAGCTGAGCGTCTGA
- the tnpB gene encoding IS66 family insertion sequence element accessory protein TnpB (TnpB, as the term is used for proteins encoded by IS66 family insertion elements, is considered an accessory protein, since TnpC, encoded by a neighboring gene, is a DDE family transposase.) produces MLKDIANNTRVYLVTGYTDLRRGIDGLAAIVQGQLLLDPFSKALFLFCGRRCDRIKGLLWEGDGFLLLYKRLDNGRFQWPRSESEALLLTSQQIRWLLEGLKIEQPKAIREGKPCAMY; encoded by the coding sequence ATGCTGAAGGATATTGCAAATAATACACGAGTTTACCTTGTGACGGGGTATACAGACCTACGGCGCGGGATAGACGGTCTTGCAGCTATCGTTCAAGGTCAGCTTTTGCTCGATCCTTTCAGTAAGGCGTTGTTTTTATTCTGCGGAAGACGCTGTGACAGGATCAAAGGTTTGCTTTGGGAAGGCGACGGTTTTCTGCTGTTATACAAACGGCTGGATAACGGAAGATTCCAGTGGCCGCGCAGTGAATCAGAAGCACTTTTGCTTACATCGCAGCAGATACGTTGGCTTCTGGAAGGTTTGAAGATCGAACAGCCGAAAGCTATCCGTGAGGGAAAACCCTGTGCGATGTATTAA
- a CDS encoding tyrosine-type recombinase/integrase, producing the protein MSDNLFFYIQRYFMSYLMKQHNYGPNTVSSYRDTFKLLLKFMSESGKSISKKTVDEIDCDVVLKFLSWLSNVRKNGVPTQNVRLAHIKSFFRYVMMISPEYSGQCSEILSIPFAKEDKRLPDCMSTDAIKQMLSSIDSSSNEGLRHLAILSLMYDSACRVQEIISLDVKDFQPGQCCRIYVHGKGNKYRTIPLLGKTEKIISKYIRQFGLMQESPMFCNRNGDRLTRQGIRYIIRKYSKLANDTVPGIITGSVYPHRLRHSKATHLVDNGVNIYNVRDFLGHESVATTQIYLSTNPEVIRKAIETVAEKTVSESLDFFSDKEKDDLISFLDSLG; encoded by the coding sequence ATGAGTGATAATTTATTCTTCTATATACAACGATATTTTATGTCTTACCTAATGAAACAGCATAATTACGGCCCTAATACTGTTTCATCATACCGAGACACCTTTAAGCTTTTGCTTAAATTTATGTCAGAATCCGGTAAAAGCATATCAAAGAAAACTGTTGATGAGATTGACTGCGATGTAGTACTCAAGTTTCTCTCTTGGCTTTCGAATGTCAGGAAAAATGGGGTGCCTACCCAAAATGTAAGATTGGCACATATAAAATCATTTTTTCGATATGTAATGATGATCTCACCTGAATACTCCGGGCAATGCAGCGAAATACTCAGTATACCATTTGCAAAGGAAGATAAAAGGCTTCCTGATTGTATGTCTACGGATGCTATAAAGCAAATGCTTTCATCGATCGACTCATCATCTAACGAGGGACTAAGGCATTTGGCAATCTTATCCCTTATGTACGATTCAGCTTGTAGGGTTCAGGAAATCATTTCACTAGATGTCAAAGACTTTCAGCCGGGTCAATGCTGCAGGATATATGTGCATGGTAAGGGAAATAAATATCGCACCATTCCGTTACTGGGAAAAACAGAAAAAATCATCTCAAAATATATCAGGCAATTCGGTCTTATGCAAGAGTCCCCAATGTTTTGCAACAGGAATGGTGACCGGCTAACAAGGCAAGGCATCCGCTACATAATAAGGAAATACTCTAAGTTGGCAAACGATACGGTTCCCGGTATTATAACCGGCTCTGTATACCCACATCGATTACGCCACAGTAAAGCCACACACCTTGTGGACAATGGCGTAAACATTTATAATGTCAGGGATTTCTTGGGACATGAGTCTGTTGCAACAACTCAGATTTACCTGTCAACGAATCCGGAAGTTATCAGAAAGGCTATCGAGACAGTAGCTGAGAAAACAGTATCAGAAAGCCTTGATTTCTTTTCAGACAAAGAAAAGGACGATTTGATTTCCTTCTTGGATTCACTAGGATAA